One window of Desulfobacca acetoxidans DSM 11109 genomic DNA carries:
- a CDS encoding TorF family putative porin — MIVRRIGNTGLASAVLVILLLFSLNLSPVAAQTENPNTETTTAAAQPAEDRPSVSLGVDFLSQYIWRGMALSRSSAVIQPSITVAYKGFSVNFWGNWDTSENAPFAVTPRTGSKWNETDFTVGYSRDLYNGERLKALTLNLGFIYYALDGVISPQGDSCEFYTGLSADVNWFKLAATYNREFMHYPGNWLTVGVNRVFDLPFLKSNLDIGNSYIFLFSDDAAAYPNPNNPEKAFSGPLVGQLYATWNIPVHKWVTVSPKVGFWYALGGDSTPLLNAFSWDTQHNHVYGGINVTVAF, encoded by the coding sequence ATGATAGTAAGACGAATTGGGAATACCGGCCTGGCATCCGCCGTTTTGGTGATTTTACTGCTATTTTCTCTGAACTTGTCCCCGGTTGCGGCTCAGACCGAAAATCCGAATACCGAAACGACTACTGCGGCGGCGCAGCCAGCAGAAGATCGGCCTTCCGTCAGCCTGGGGGTAGATTTTTTGAGCCAGTATATCTGGCGCGGTATGGCTCTGAGCCGCTCCAGCGCCGTCATACAGCCCTCAATAACGGTGGCCTATAAGGGTTTTTCGGTTAATTTCTGGGGCAACTGGGATACGTCGGAGAACGCTCCTTTTGCCGTCACTCCCAGGACAGGCTCGAAGTGGAACGAAACCGACTTTACTGTGGGCTATAGCCGCGACCTTTACAATGGTGAACGCCTCAAGGCCCTTACCCTGAATCTGGGTTTTATCTATTACGCCCTTGATGGAGTAATTTCTCCCCAGGGGGACTCCTGTGAGTTTTATACCGGCCTTTCGGCCGACGTCAATTGGTTTAAGCTTGCCGCCACCTATAACCGGGAATTCATGCATTATCCCGGCAACTGGCTGACGGTGGGGGTCAACCGGGTTTTTGACCTGCCCTTCCTGAAGTCGAATTTAGATATCGGCAATAGTTATATTTTTTTATTTTCCGATGATGCGGCGGCGTATCCGAATCCCAATAACCCCGAAAAGGCGTTTTCCGGCCCGCTGGTTGGCCAACTCTACGCTACCTGGAATATTCCGGTGCATAAGTGGGTCACGGTTTCACCCAAGGTCGGTTTTTGGTATGCCCTGGGCGGGGATTCCACCCCCCTCCTCAACGCCTTTTCCTGGGATACCCAGCACAATCACGTTTATGGTGGTATCAACGTCACCGTGGCTTTCTAA
- a CDS encoding P-II family nitrogen regulator, which produces MKKIEAVIQPFKLEPVKEALHKLSIQGMTVTEVKGFGRQKGIREVYRGMEYQVDFLPKVKIEVVLPDDKVEIITKAIIEQARTGRIGDGKIFVYPVSEVIRIRTGETGDAAV; this is translated from the coding sequence ATGAAGAAGATAGAAGCTGTCATTCAGCCCTTCAAGTTGGAGCCCGTCAAGGAGGCTTTGCATAAGCTGAGCATCCAGGGGATGACGGTCACTGAGGTCAAGGGTTTTGGACGTCAAAAAGGCATCCGCGAAGTTTACCGGGGTATGGAATATCAAGTTGATTTTCTGCCAAAAGTAAAAATTGAGGTGGTACTTCCGGATGATAAGGTAGAAATTATCACTAAAGCTATCATAGAACAGGCCCGTACCGGCCGCATCGGCGATGGCAAAATTTTTGTCTATCCGGTAAGTGAAGTCATCCGCATCCGTACCGGCGAGACCGGCGACGCTGCCGTATAG
- a CDS encoding ammonium transporter — MNSGDTAFVLFSAALVLFMTPGLALFYGGMARSKNVLNTLMQNFIMIALVGVQWALVGYSLAFGPDAGGGIIGNLSYIGLQGVGAEPFKTYSETIPHQAFMIFQAMFAIITPALIIGSWVERFKFSTFLVFSLLWATLVYDPVAHWVWGDNGWLKGLGALDFAGGTVVHINAGIAALAAALIIGKRKGYGVEAFIPHNLPMTVLGAGILWFGWFGFNAGSALAANGLAAIAFVNTNFATCAAALGWMVTEWIIRGKPTMLGVASGAVAGLVAITPAAGFVGPMSSIIIGALAGMFCYLAVLVKPKLGYDDALDVVGVHMVGGLWGALATGLFASKAVNEAGADGLFFGNPGQFGIQLLAVVVTLVYSFVISFILFKVLDATMGLRVEADEEVAGLDISEHQESGYSL, encoded by the coding sequence ATGAATTCAGGAGATACGGCCTTTGTGTTATTCTCCGCTGCTTTGGTCTTGTTCATGACTCCAGGTCTGGCTCTGTTTTACGGCGGCATGGCGAGGTCAAAGAACGTTCTTAACACGCTCATGCAAAACTTCATCATGATCGCCTTGGTGGGCGTCCAGTGGGCCCTAGTGGGTTACAGTCTGGCCTTCGGGCCGGATGCGGGTGGCGGCATCATCGGCAATCTGAGTTATATAGGTCTGCAGGGGGTCGGAGCCGAACCATTCAAGACCTATTCTGAAACCATTCCCCATCAGGCCTTCATGATCTTCCAGGCTATGTTCGCCATCATCACGCCGGCGTTGATCATCGGCTCCTGGGTGGAGCGGTTCAAGTTCAGCACTTTTCTGGTCTTCAGTCTTCTCTGGGCTACCCTGGTGTACGATCCGGTGGCGCACTGGGTCTGGGGCGACAATGGCTGGCTTAAGGGGCTGGGCGCCCTGGACTTCGCTGGTGGAACCGTGGTGCATATCAATGCCGGTATTGCAGCCTTGGCGGCGGCGTTGATCATCGGTAAGCGCAAAGGCTACGGTGTTGAGGCGTTTATTCCCCACAACCTGCCCATGACGGTATTAGGCGCCGGCATCCTCTGGTTCGGCTGGTTCGGCTTCAATGCCGGCAGTGCCCTGGCCGCAAACGGCCTAGCGGCAATTGCCTTTGTGAATACCAACTTTGCTACTTGTGCCGCAGCCTTGGGCTGGATGGTCACGGAGTGGATTATCCGGGGCAAACCCACTATGCTCGGTGTTGCCTCGGGCGCTGTGGCTGGATTGGTAGCCATTACCCCCGCCGCCGGGTTTGTCGGACCGATGTCCAGTATTATCATTGGCGCTCTGGCCGGCATGTTCTGCTATCTGGCGGTCCTGGTCAAGCCCAAGCTCGGCTATGATGATGCCCTCGACGTGGTAGGCGTGCATATGGTAGGCGGTCTCTGGGGCGCCTTGGCTACCGGGCTCTTTGCCAGCAAAGCGGTTAACGAAGCCGGAGCCGACGGTCTGTTTTTCGGCAACCCGGGCCAGTTTGGTATTCAGTTGCTGGCCGTGGTCGTCACTCTGGTCTATTCCTTTGTTATCAGCTTCATCCTCTTCAAAGTCCTTGATGCCACCATGGGCCTGCGGGTTGAAGCAGATGAAGAAGTCGCCGGGTTGGATATCTCCGAACATCAGGAATCTGGCTACAGCTTATAA